One window from the genome of Cyprinus carpio isolate SPL01 chromosome B1, ASM1834038v1, whole genome shotgun sequence encodes:
- the LOC109094476 gene encoding voltage-dependent calcium channel gamma-3 subunit translates to MKVCNRGVQMLLTTAGAFAAFSLMTIAVGTDYWLYSRGVCRTKSVNDNDTNRKNEEVLTHSGLWRQCCMEGIFKGVCKNIDHFPEDADYEQDAAEYLLRAVRASSLFPILSVGLLFIGGVCVAASEFYKSRHNVILSAGIFFVSAGLSNIIGIIVYISSNAGDPNQSESKRSHWYGWSFYCGALSFIIAEIVGVLAVHLFIDTHRALRLRSHRTLQTSTHPLQHRRSSSYRSRYRWRQSQNRSSDSRSREPSPAPAAGPGNDLGLYALGRGLPPTAAHALAHNTLSAGRGFAHFHNSVIAKNNFANPYVFTMQNSLKSERGLSHIQNSLSTENGFAFANAHGQHSVKPENGVVLSQNYKLNSVNPSKSPVHAQNSGNDNSPVQNAVKEPSYMSHSSTASRRTTPV, encoded by the exons ATGAAGGTGTGTAATCGTGGAGTGCAGATGCTCCTCACCACGGCGGGGGCTTTCGCGGCCTTCAGCTTGATGACCATCGCGGTGGGCACCGACTACTGGCTGTACTCGCGTGGAGTCTGCAGGACCAAAAGCGTCAATGACAATGACACCAACCGAAAGAACGAAGAGGTACTTACGCACTCGGGACTCTGGAGACAGTGTTGCATGGAAG GCATATTTAAAGGGGTTTGTAAAAACATTGATCATTTTCCAGAGGATGCAGATTATGAACAAGACGCTGCAGAATATCTACTGC gtGCTGTGCGCGCCTCGAGTCTTTTCCCTATACTGAGTGTGGGACTGCTGTTCATTGGTGGAGTGTGTGTTGCTGCCAGTGAGTTCTACAAGAGCCGACACAATGTCATCCTGAGCGCAGGCATCTTTTTTGTCTCAGCTG gccttaGCAACATTATTGGCATTATCGTGTACATCTCATCCAACGCTGGCGACCCTAACCAGAGCGAGTCGAAGCGCAGTCACTGGTACGGCTGGAGCTTCTACTGCGGCGCTCTTTCCTTCATCATAGCGGAGATTGTTGGGGTCCTGGCCGTGCACCTGTTCATCGATACGCACCGTGCGCTGAGATTGCGTTCGCATCGCACACTCCAAACCAGCACGCATCCCCTACAGCATCGGCGCTCGAGCAGCTACCGTTCCCGCTACCGCTGGAGGCAGAGTCAAAACCGCTCCTCAGACTCCCGATCGCGCGAACCCTCTCCGGCACCGGCGGCCGGTcccgggaacgacctcgggcttTACGCGCTGGGACGCGGACTTCCACCAACAGCTGCTCACGCGCTCGCGCACAACACACTCAGCGCCGGGCGTGGTTTTGCACATTTTCATAACTCTGTCATCGCTAAAAACAACTTTGCAAATCCTTATGTGTTCACCATGCAGAACTCGTTGAAATCAGAAAGAGGGCTTTCGCACATACAGAACTCGTTGAGTACCGAGAATGGCTTTGCGTTTGCAAATGCACATGGCCAACATTCTGTCAAACCTGAAAATGGAGTCGTGCTGTCGCAGAACTATAAACTAAACTCAGTTAATCCCAGTAAAAGCCCAGTGCATGCACAAAATTCTGGGAATGACAATTCACCAGTGCAAAATGCTGTAAAAGAGCCTTCATATATGTCTCATAGTAGCACTGCGTCAAGAAGAACAACTcctgtgtaa